One stretch of Zingiber officinale cultivar Zhangliang chromosome 6B, Zo_v1.1, whole genome shotgun sequence DNA includes these proteins:
- the LOC121991686 gene encoding protein AGENET DOMAIN (AGD)-CONTAINING P1-like has protein sequence MAPPDGFRTGDEVEVSSDEDGFRGAYFEARVVRSMPKIRRYTVDYDAIVDESDRSRRLRETVDARHVRPRPPRHLGATTLGLLTLHQPVDAFYNDAWWVGVVSVAPKGRQTRYRVCFPASREEIEFGADRLRAHLEWIDEQWVLPNPPAPHETPYGPGTQVEVARLKESSPVAWFSALVVKTIWKSYVLVEYINLKNVGDKRLLREIVDLQHIRPRPLCVPVVKFDQHAEVEAFYGNGWWLGVITKVNDNSCYSVKSIHWGKEKEFNLTRLRHHYELVNGQWVQKPQTLPSMDIGEGKVVEVSSDEEGFSGAWFAATVLKLIGKDKFLIQYRNLKTEDETELLTESVDLPHIRPTPPEFPAIDRFRFLEEVDAFYNDGWWVGVITKALENGRYVVYFRSWKEEIEFGHDSLRPHQDWIEGRWVRFSQKLLASVRC, from the exons ATGGCGCCGCCCGATGGCTTCAGGACCGGCGACGAGGTGGAGGTGAGCTCCGACGAGGATGGCTTCCGCGGCGCCTACTTCGAGGCCCGGGTGGTCCGCTCCATGCCCAAGATCCGCCGCTACACTGTCGACTATGACGCCATTGTCGACGAGTCCGACCGCTCCCGCCGCCTCAGGGAGACCGTCGATGCCCGGCACGTCCGCCCGCGGCCGCCGCGCCACCTCGGCGCCACCACGCTGGGGCTTCTTACCCTCCACCAGCCAGTCGACGCTTTCTACAACGACGCGTGGTGGGTCGGGGTGGTCTCGGTGGCTCCCAAGGGGAGGCAGACGAGGTATCGCGTCTGCTTCCCTGCCAGCCGGGAGGAGATCGAGTTCGGGGCTGATCGACTCAGGGCGCATCTTGAGTGGATCGATGAGCAATGGGTTCTTCCCAACCCGCCG GCTCCCCATGAGACACCATACGGTCCTGGAACTCAAGTAGAAGTTGCTCGTCTGAAAGAAAGTTCTCCTGTTGCTTGGTTCTCTGCACTTGTTGTTAAGACAATTTGGAAAAGTTATGTCTTGGTGGAGTACATTAACTTAAAGAATGTGGGTGACAAGAGGTTGCTGAGGGAAATTGTTGATTTGCAGCATATCAGGCCTCGCCCTCTTTGTGTTCCCGTAGTTAAATTTGATCAACATGCCGAGGTTGAGGCATTTTATGGAAATGGGTGGTGGCTAGGGGTGATAACTAAGGTCAATGACAATTCCTGCTATTCAGTGAAATCCATACACTGGGGTAAAGAAAAAGAATTCAATCTTACAAGACTACGCCATCATTATGAGTTAGTTAATGGACAATGGGTTCAGAAACCTCAG ACTCTTCCATCAATGGATATTGGAGAAGGAAAAGTGGTTGAAGTTAGCAGCGACGAAGAAGGTTTTTCTGGAGCTTGGTTTGCAGCCACCGTGCTCAAGTTAATCGGGAAGGATAAATTCCTTATCCAGTACCGTAATCTCAAAACAGAGGATGAGACCGAGCTTCTAACTGAAAGTGTAGATCTTCCACATATCAGGCCTACCCCTCCGGAATTTCCGGCAATCGATAGGTTCAGGTTCCTTGAAGAAGTTGATGCATTTTACAATGATGGTTGGTGGGTTGGGGTGATAACCAAGGCTCTTGAGAATGGAAGGTATGTTGTCTACTTCAGGTCTTGGAAGGAAGAGATAGAGTTTGGGCATGATAGCCTAAGGCCTCACCAGGACTGGATCGAAGGAAGATGGGTAAGGTTTTCACAGAAGTTACTAGCATCGGTACGTTGTTGA